In a genomic window of Pseudomonas sp. TH06:
- a CDS encoding phage holin, lambda family: MPDKPGTWAIALAWLSQHSPILYAAALSCAMAVLRITYGGGTRRQMQVEGAICGGLTLTIISGLDFFGLPQGMATFAGGWVGFLGVEKIRNIADRVTDFKLPSRKVE; this comes from the coding sequence ATGCCAGACAAACCAGGCACATGGGCGATAGCGCTTGCGTGGTTGAGCCAGCATTCGCCGATCCTCTATGCCGCTGCGCTGTCCTGCGCCATGGCCGTCTTGCGGATCACGTACGGTGGCGGCACACGTCGCCAGATGCAGGTGGAAGGCGCCATCTGCGGCGGCCTGACCCTGACAATCATCAGTGGCCTGGACTTCTTCGGTCTGCCGCAGGGCATGGCAACCTTCGCGGGCGGCTGGGTTGGCTTCTTAGGGGTAGAGAAGATCCGCAACATCGCGGATCGGGTGACTGACTTCAAGTTGCCCAGCAGGAAGGTCGAATAA
- the pheS gene encoding phenylalanine--tRNA ligase subunit alpha has product MENLDALVSQALEAVQSAEDINALEQIRVQYLGKKGELTQVMKTLGNLPAEERPQVGALINVAKERVTGVLNARMALFEEAELAAKLSAESIDVTLPGRGQTSGGLHPVTRTLERVEQFFTRIGYGIAEGPEVEDDYHNFEALNIPGHHPARSMHDTFYFNANMLLRTHTSPVQVRTMESKQPPIRIVCPGRVYRSDSDITHSPMFHQVEGLLVDRDINFADLKGTIEEFLRVFFEKELAVRFRPSYFPFTEPSAEVDMECVMCSGKGCRVCKQTGWLEVMGCGMVHPNVLRMSGIDPEEFSGFAFGMGVERLAMLRYGVNDLRLFFDNDLRFLAQFR; this is encoded by the coding sequence ATGGAAAACCTGGATGCGCTGGTCTCTCAAGCACTAGAGGCTGTGCAAAGCGCTGAAGATATCAATGCCCTGGAGCAAATCCGGGTTCAATACCTTGGCAAAAAGGGCGAATTGACTCAGGTGATGAAGACCCTGGGGAATTTGCCAGCAGAAGAGCGCCCGCAAGTCGGCGCCCTGATCAACGTTGCCAAGGAACGTGTAACAGGCGTTCTCAATGCGCGCATGGCCCTGTTTGAAGAAGCCGAACTGGCTGCCAAACTGTCCGCCGAGTCCATTGATGTGACGTTGCCGGGCCGTGGTCAGACCTCCGGTGGTCTGCATCCTGTGACCCGGACTCTGGAGCGTGTTGAACAATTCTTCACCCGCATTGGCTACGGCATCGCCGAAGGCCCTGAGGTCGAAGACGACTATCACAACTTTGAAGCGCTCAACATCCCAGGCCATCACCCGGCCCGGTCGATGCATGACACCTTCTATTTCAATGCCAACATGCTGTTGCGCACCCATACCTCGCCGGTACAGGTCCGCACCATGGAATCGAAACAGCCACCGATCCGCATCGTCTGCCCAGGCCGTGTGTATCGCAGTGACTCCGATATCACCCACTCGCCGATGTTCCACCAGGTCGAAGGCCTGCTGGTCGATCGCGACATCAATTTTGCCGATCTCAAAGGCACCATCGAAGAATTCCTGCGGGTGTTCTTCGAGAAAGAACTGGCCGTACGTTTCCGTCCTTCGTATTTCCCGTTCACCGAGCCATCCGCTGAAGTCGATATGGAATGCGTGATGTGCAGCGGTAAAGGCTGCCGCGTCTGCAAGCAGACCGGCTGGCTGGAAGTGATGGGCTGCGGCATGGTTCACCCGAACGTGCTGCGCATGTCCGGCATCGATCCGGAAGAGTTCTCCGGCTTTGCTTTCGGCATGGGCGTCGAGCGTCTGGCCATGCTCCGTTACGGCGTGAACGACTTGCGTCTGTTCTTCGACAACGACTTGCGGTTCCTCGCGCAATTTCGCTAG
- a CDS encoding cold-shock protein, producing the protein MSNRQTGTVKWFNDEKGFGFITPQGGGDDLFVHFKAIESDGFKSLKEGQTVSFVAEKGQKGMQAAQVRPE; encoded by the coding sequence ATGTCTAATCGCCAAACCGGCACCGTTAAGTGGTTCAACGATGAAAAAGGCTTCGGCTTCATCACTCCTCAAGGTGGCGGTGACGACCTGTTCGTACACTTCAAAGCTATCGAATCCGACGGTTTCAAAAGCCTGAAAGAAGGCCAGACCGTTTCCTTCGTGGCTGAGAAAGGCCAAAAGGGTATGCAAGCTGCACAGGTTCGCCCAGAGTAA
- a CDS encoding MerR family transcriptional regulator — protein sequence MLEPSHNDELPVIPGKRYFTIGEVSELCAVKPHVLRYWEQEFPQLNPVKRRGNRRYYQRQDVLMIRQIRALLYDQGFTIGGARLRLSGDEAKDDTTQYKQMIRQMIAELEDVLVVLKK from the coding sequence ATGCTGGAACCAAGTCATAACGACGAACTACCCGTCATCCCGGGCAAACGCTACTTCACCATCGGTGAAGTCAGCGAGCTGTGTGCCGTAAAGCCACACGTGCTGCGTTACTGGGAGCAGGAGTTTCCTCAGCTCAACCCCGTCAAACGCCGCGGAAACCGCCGGTATTATCAGCGCCAGGACGTGCTGATGATCCGGCAGATCCGCGCGCTCCTTTACGATCAGGGATTCACCATCGGCGGCGCACGTTTGCGTCTGTCCGGCGATGAAGCCAAAGACGACACGACCCAATACAAGCAGATGATTCGGCAGATGATTGCCGAGTTGGAAGATGTACTGGTGGTACTCAAGAAATAA
- the pheT gene encoding phenylalanine--tRNA ligase subunit beta: MKFSEQWLRGWVSPQVDRDELVARLSMAGLEVDSVTPAAGAFSGVVVGEVLSTEQHPDADKLRVCQVSNGAETFQVVCGAPNVRPGLKIPFAMIGAELPGDFKIKKAKLRGVESNGMLCSQTELQVGEGNDGLMELPADAPVGEDFRVYLDLEDASIEVDLTPNRGDCLSLAGLAREVGALYAVPVTRPVVMTIPAVHDEVRSVEVLAPAACPRYLGRVIRNVDLSRPTPLWMVERLRRAEVRSIDAAVDITNYVMLELGQPLHAFDLAEINGGIRVRMAEEGEKLVLLDGQEVSLRSDTLVIADHTRALAIAGVMGGEHSGVSATTRDVFLESAFFDQIAVAGKARSYGLHTDASHRYERGVDWQLAREAMERATGLLLEITGGEAGPIIETVSEQHLPSIAPITLRAQRITQMLGMEMDSAQVERLLSALGLNISANGAGQWRVEVPSHRFDISLEVDLIEELARLYGYNRLPVRYPQARLAPQAKAEARSDLPELRRLLVARGYQEAITYSFIDPRQFELFNPGVEPLLLANPISNDMAAMRSSLWPGLVKALQHNLNRQQDRVRLFESGLRFVGQLEGLKQEPMLSGVVCGSRLPEGWAQGRDTVDFFDVKADVEAVLGFAGALDSFTFEPGKHPALHPGQTARIEREGREVGFIGAIHPELSKALGLDRPVFVFELVLAEVALGKMPKFHELSRFPEVRRDLALIAHKDVAASAVLDVIRENAGEWLTDLRLFDVYQGKGIDPDRKSLAVGLTWQHPSRTLNDDEVNSTTQNILTSLEQRLNATLRK; encoded by the coding sequence ATGAAATTCAGTGAACAATGGCTGCGTGGCTGGGTTAGCCCGCAGGTAGATCGCGACGAGCTGGTTGCTCGTCTGTCGATGGCCGGTCTTGAGGTCGATAGCGTTACGCCGGCCGCCGGTGCATTCAGCGGCGTGGTGGTGGGCGAGGTGCTGAGCACCGAGCAACACCCAGACGCGGACAAGTTGCGTGTGTGTCAGGTCAGCAATGGTGCGGAAACTTTCCAGGTCGTATGCGGTGCGCCAAACGTGCGTCCGGGTCTGAAAATTCCGTTCGCCATGATCGGTGCCGAGCTGCCAGGCGACTTCAAGATCAAGAAGGCCAAGCTGCGTGGCGTTGAGTCCAACGGTATGCTCTGCTCGCAAACCGAGCTGCAGGTCGGTGAAGGCAACGACGGTCTGATGGAGCTGCCGGCCGATGCGCCGGTGGGCGAAGATTTCCGTGTGTACCTGGATCTGGAAGACGCCAGCATCGAGGTCGACCTGACCCCTAACCGTGGCGACTGCCTGTCCCTGGCCGGTCTGGCTCGTGAAGTCGGCGCGCTGTACGCCGTTCCGGTCACCCGTCCGGTCGTGATGACTATTCCTGCCGTGCACGACGAAGTGCGTTCGGTAGAAGTACTAGCGCCGGCTGCCTGCCCGCGCTACCTGGGCCGTGTTATCCGCAACGTTGACCTGTCCAGGCCTACGCCGCTGTGGATGGTTGAGCGTCTGCGCCGCGCCGAAGTGCGCAGCATCGACGCCGCTGTCGACATCACCAACTACGTGATGCTCGAACTGGGTCAGCCGCTGCACGCTTTCGATCTTGCCGAAATCAATGGCGGCATCCGTGTTCGCATGGCGGAAGAGGGCGAGAAGCTGGTCCTGCTTGATGGTCAGGAAGTCAGCCTGCGTAGCGATACGCTGGTGATCGCCGACCACACCCGCGCTCTGGCGATTGCCGGCGTGATGGGGGGTGAGCACAGCGGCGTGTCCGCGACCACTCGCGATGTATTCCTTGAGTCTGCGTTCTTCGACCAGATCGCTGTTGCGGGCAAGGCTCGTTCCTACGGCCTGCATACTGATGCTTCGCACCGCTACGAGCGTGGCGTGGACTGGCAATTGGCCCGTGAAGCCATGGAGCGCGCCACCGGCCTGCTGCTGGAAATCACTGGCGGCGAAGCCGGCCCGATCATCGAGACCGTCAGCGAGCAACATCTGCCGTCGATCGCGCCGATCACCCTGCGTGCCCAGCGCATCACTCAGATGCTCGGCATGGAAATGGATTCGGCTCAGGTCGAGCGTCTGCTCAGCGCCTTGGGGCTGAACATCTCCGCCAATGGTGCAGGGCAGTGGCGCGTAGAAGTGCCAAGCCATCGCTTCGACATCAGCCTGGAAGTCGATCTGATCGAAGAACTGGCTCGTCTGTACGGTTACAACCGTCTGCCGGTTCGTTACCCGCAAGCGCGCCTGGCGCCACAAGCCAAGGCTGAAGCGCGTAGCGATCTGCCTGAATTGCGCCGTCTGCTGGTGGCTCGCGGTTATCAGGAAGCGATCACTTACAGCTTCATCGATCCACGTCAGTTCGAACTGTTCAACCCGGGCGTCGAGCCGCTGTTGCTGGCCAACCCGATCTCCAATGACATGGCGGCCATGCGTTCGTCGCTGTGGCCGGGTCTGGTCAAAGCGCTGCAGCACAACCTCAATCGTCAGCAGGATCGCGTACGTTTGTTCGAAAGCGGTCTGCGTTTCGTCGGTCAGCTCGAAGGTCTGAAGCAGGAGCCAATGCTGTCGGGTGTTGTCTGCGGTAGCCGTCTGCCGGAAGGCTGGGCGCAGGGTCGCGACACTGTGGATTTCTTCGACGTCAAAGCTGACGTAGAAGCGGTACTGGGTTTCGCCGGCGCGCTGGACTCGTTCACTTTCGAACCGGGCAAACACCCGGCACTGCACCCGGGTCAAACCGCACGCATCGAGCGCGAAGGGCGTGAAGTCGGCTTCATCGGCGCCATTCACCCGGAGCTGTCGAAAGCTTTGGGCCTGGATCGTCCAGTCTTCGTTTTTGAGCTGGTTCTGGCAGAAGTGGCACTCGGTAAAATGCCGAAATTCCACGAGTTGTCGCGCTTTCCTGAAGTGCGTCGTGACCTTGCACTGATCGCGCACAAAGACGTAGCAGCCTCGGCTGTATTGGACGTAATCCGTGAAAATGCAGGCGAATGGCTCACAGATCTAAGGCTGTTTGACGTTTATCAGGGTAAAGGCATTGATCCTGATAGAAAAAGCCTTGCAGTTGGCTTGACCTGGCAGCATCCATCGCGCACTCTTAATGACGATGAGGTGAATTCGACGACGCAAAATATCCTCACCTCGCTCGAACAAAGGTTGAACGCCACGTTAAGGAAGTGA
- the rplT gene encoding 50S ribosomal protein L20: MARVKRGVIARKRHKKILKLAKGYYGARSRVFRVAKQAVIKAGQYAYRDRRQKKRQFRALWIARINAGARVNGLSYSRFIAGLKKASIEIDRKVLADLAVNEKTVFAAIVEKAKATLA; the protein is encoded by the coding sequence ATGGCTCGTGTAAAGCGTGGCGTCATTGCCCGTAAGCGTCACAAAAAAATTCTGAAACTTGCTAAAGGCTACTACGGCGCACGCTCCCGCGTATTCCGTGTTGCCAAGCAAGCGGTAATCAAGGCAGGCCAATACGCCTACCGTGACCGTCGTCAGAAAAAACGTCAGTTCCGCGCTCTGTGGATCGCTCGTATCAACGCTGGTGCTCGTGTAAACGGTCTGTCCTACAGCCGTTTCATCGCTGGCCTGAAAAAAGCGTCCATCGAGATCGACCGTAAGGTTCTGGCTGATCTGGCAGTGAACGAAAAAACGGTGTTTGCTGCGATTGTCGAGAAAGCTAAAGCCACCTTGGCTTAA
- the infC gene encoding translation initiation factor IF-3, which produces MIIKREMRQDKRAAPKAPINENISAREVRLIGADGEQIGIVSIDEALRIAEEAKLDLVEISADAVPPVCRVMDYGKSIFEKKKQIAAAKKNQKQIQVKEIKFRPGTEEGDYQVKLRNLVRFLSDGDRAKVSLRFRGREMAHQELGMELLKRVEADLLEYGSVEQHPKMEGRQLIMVIAPKKKK; this is translated from the coding sequence ATTATTATTAAGCGTGAAATGAGACAAGATAAACGAGCTGCACCGAAAGCCCCGATCAACGAGAATATCTCGGCACGCGAGGTTCGGTTAATTGGCGCTGATGGCGAGCAGATTGGCATCGTCTCGATTGATGAAGCGCTTCGTATTGCTGAAGAAGCAAAGCTTGATCTGGTAGAAATCTCTGCTGACGCAGTCCCACCGGTTTGCCGTGTGATGGACTACGGCAAGTCAATCTTCGAAAAGAAGAAGCAGATTGCAGCGGCGAAGAAGAACCAGAAGCAGATTCAGGTAAAAGAAATCAAGTTTCGTCCAGGGACGGAGGAAGGGGATTACCAGGTAAAACTGCGCAACCTGGTACGTTTCCTGAGTGATGGGGACAGGGCCAAGGTATCCTTGCGATTCCGCGGCCGTGAGATGGCCCACCAGGAGCTGGGGATGGAACTCCTCAAGCGGGTTGAAGCTGACCTGCTCGAGTACGGTTCGGTCGAACAGCATCCTAAGATGGAAGGACGCCAGCTGATCATGGTCATCGCCCCGAAAAAGAAGAAGTAA
- the ihfA gene encoding integration host factor subunit alpha, which produces MGALTKAEMAERLYEELGLNKREAKELVELFFEEIRHALEDNEQVKLSGFGNFDLRDKRQRPGRNPKTGEEIPITARRVVTFRPGQKLKARVEAYAGTKS; this is translated from the coding sequence ATGGGGGCTTTGACGAAAGCTGAGATGGCGGAACGTCTGTATGAAGAGCTGGGCCTGAACAAGCGGGAAGCCAAGGAATTGGTCGAACTGTTTTTCGAGGAAATCAGGCACGCTCTTGAAGACAACGAGCAGGTCAAATTGTCCGGTTTCGGCAATTTCGACCTTCGGGACAAACGCCAGCGGCCTGGCCGCAACCCGAAAACGGGGGAAGAAATCCCGATCACGGCTCGCCGTGTGGTCACCTTTCGTCCAGGGCAGAAGTTGAAGGCCCGAGTTGAGGCTTATGCTGGAACCAAGTCATAA
- the rtcR gene encoding RNA repair transcriptional activator RtcR, producing the protein MPNKRTVAIGFIGATLDRVGKGANRWSHWRPSVGLCQQPDVLIHRLELIHGIDARDVSLAERVRADIQQISPETEVRLHPMSLRNPWDFEEVYGALHDFTTAYDFDTEREDYLVHITTGTHVAQICWFLLTEARYLPARLIQTSPAKRKSEDEHATGTHALIDLDLSRYDRIASRFANKRLEGLEFLKSGIATRNAAFNRSIEQIERVAVRSKAPMLLIGPTGAGKSFLARRIFELKRSRHQMQGRFVEVNCATLRGDGAMSALFGHVKGAFTGAQNARDGLLRAADGGMLFLDEIGELGADEQAMLLKAIEEKRFFPLGSDKEVDSDFLIIAGTHRDLRSRVAEGLFREDLYARINLWTFDLPGLAGRREDIEPNIDFELERHAREHGQLVRFNLEARRRYLAFASSREAAWLGNFRELSASITRMATLADSGRIDEAQVQEEIDRLRYAWGLAQPGAVAEDLPGDGESMDLFDRLQLKAVLEVCRQADSLSDAGRRLFGVSRQAKAQPNDADRLRKYLARFGIEWSQVANR; encoded by the coding sequence ATGCCAAACAAGCGCACAGTCGCCATCGGTTTTATCGGAGCCACCCTTGATCGCGTCGGTAAAGGCGCCAACCGCTGGAGCCACTGGCGCCCCAGCGTAGGGTTGTGCCAACAGCCGGACGTGTTGATCCATCGCCTGGAACTGATCCACGGCATCGACGCCCGCGATGTCAGCCTCGCCGAGCGCGTTCGCGCCGATATCCAACAGATCTCACCGGAAACCGAAGTGCGCCTGCACCCGATGTCGTTGCGCAATCCGTGGGATTTCGAAGAGGTCTACGGCGCTCTGCACGATTTCACCACCGCTTACGATTTCGACACCGAGCGGGAGGACTATCTGGTTCACATCACCACTGGCACTCACGTCGCGCAGATTTGCTGGTTCCTGCTGACCGAAGCGCGCTACCTGCCGGCACGCCTGATCCAGACTTCGCCGGCCAAACGCAAAAGCGAAGACGAGCACGCCACCGGCACTCACGCGCTGATCGACCTCGACCTGTCGCGCTACGACCGCATCGCCTCGCGCTTCGCCAACAAACGCCTGGAAGGCCTGGAGTTCTTGAAGTCGGGCATCGCCACGCGCAACGCCGCGTTCAACCGCTCCATCGAACAGATCGAACGCGTGGCGGTACGCTCGAAAGCACCGATGCTGCTGATCGGCCCGACCGGCGCCGGCAAATCCTTCCTCGCTCGACGCATCTTCGAGCTCAAGCGCAGCCGCCATCAGATGCAGGGCCGCTTTGTCGAAGTGAACTGCGCCACCCTGCGCGGCGACGGCGCAATGTCTGCACTGTTCGGCCACGTCAAAGGCGCCTTCACCGGCGCGCAAAATGCCCGCGACGGTCTGCTGCGCGCGGCCGATGGTGGCATGCTGTTTCTCGATGAAATCGGCGAACTCGGCGCAGACGAACAGGCGATGCTGCTCAAGGCGATTGAAGAGAAACGCTTCTTCCCGCTGGGCTCGGACAAGGAAGTCGACAGCGACTTCCTGATCATCGCCGGCACCCACCGCGACTTGCGCAGCCGGGTCGCCGAAGGACTGTTCCGCGAGGACCTGTACGCACGCATCAACCTGTGGACCTTCGACCTTCCCGGTCTTGCGGGACGACGCGAGGACATCGAGCCGAACATCGATTTCGAGCTCGAACGCCATGCCCGTGAACATGGGCAACTGGTGCGTTTCAACCTGGAAGCACGCCGCCGCTACCTGGCATTCGCCAGCTCCCGGGAAGCGGCGTGGCTGGGCAATTTTCGCGAACTGTCGGCGTCGATCACGCGGATGGCGACATTGGCTGACAGCGGGCGAATTGATGAGGCGCAGGTGCAGGAGGAAATTGATCGGTTGCGCTATGCCTGGGGCCTGGCACAACCGGGCGCCGTTGCCGAGGATTTACCCGGGGATGGCGAGAGCATGGATCTGTTTGATCGATTGCAGTTGAAAGCTGTACTTGAAGTTTGTCGGCAGGCGGACAGCTTGTCGGACGCCGGGCGACGGTTGTTTGGAGTGTCGCGCCAAGCGAAGGCACAGCCCAATGATGCGGATCGACTGAGGAAGTATCTGGCGCGGTTCGGGATTGAATGGAGCCAGGTTGCCAATCGGTAA
- the rpmI gene encoding 50S ribosomal protein L35 translates to MPKMKTKSGAAKRFLKTANGIKHKHAFKSHILTKMSTKRKRQLRGSSLLHPSDVAKVERMLRLR, encoded by the coding sequence ATGCCAAAAATGAAAACCAAAAGTGGTGCTGCTAAGCGGTTTCTGAAAACTGCTAACGGTATCAAGCACAAGCACGCTTTCAAGAGCCACATCCTGACTAAAATGTCGACCAAGCGTAAGCGTCAACTGCGCGGTAGCAGCTTGCTGCATCCGTCTGACGTGGCAAAAGTCGAGCGCATGCTGCGCCTTCGTTAA
- a CDS encoding I78 family peptidase inhibitor, whose translation MPLKFATLGALMAVAMLAGCSTTSSESAKDPVAPEAGSRCEATAAEFAIGKKASPALLEQARAKAGAQNARFLKPDDMITLEYRSDRLNLNTDNGLVVTRVNCG comes from the coding sequence ATGCCTTTGAAGTTCGCGACACTGGGTGCACTTATGGCCGTTGCCATGTTGGCCGGTTGCAGTACGACCTCCAGCGAGTCGGCAAAGGATCCCGTGGCACCAGAAGCTGGTAGCCGCTGTGAAGCGACGGCAGCGGAGTTCGCCATTGGCAAGAAAGCTTCGCCCGCATTGTTGGAGCAGGCCCGAGCGAAAGCCGGTGCGCAAAACGCACGCTTCCTCAAGCCCGATGACATGATCACTCTGGAATACCGCTCTGACCGCCTGAACCTGAACACCGACAACGGCCTGGTGGTTACTCGTGTCAACTGCGGCTGA
- a CDS encoding NADAR family protein: MDSKYLEDLRSRFNSGENLEFTFFWGHQPSKKGITPACFSQWYVAEFTVDGQCYPTAEHFMMAEKAALFGDQEIRAQVLQATTPEAAKALGRKVRGFNNEEWLQHRYDIVVRANQAKFSQNPELNTYLKGTGARIIVEASPVDSIWGIGLTKDDAKANNPNLWEGLNLLGFALMQVRDGD, encoded by the coding sequence TTGGACTCTAAATATCTCGAAGATCTGCGCTCGCGATTCAACTCGGGGGAAAACCTGGAATTCACGTTTTTCTGGGGACATCAACCAAGCAAGAAAGGCATTACCCCAGCGTGCTTCAGCCAATGGTACGTCGCTGAATTCACGGTCGACGGGCAATGCTACCCAACCGCCGAACACTTCATGATGGCCGAAAAGGCAGCCCTGTTCGGCGACCAGGAAATTCGCGCTCAAGTGCTCCAGGCGACCACCCCAGAAGCAGCTAAAGCACTCGGCCGCAAAGTACGCGGATTCAATAACGAGGAGTGGCTGCAACACCGGTATGACATTGTCGTTCGCGCGAACCAGGCCAAGTTTTCGCAAAACCCTGAGCTAAATACTTATCTCAAGGGAACGGGCGCTCGCATCATTGTTGAAGCAAGTCCGGTTGATAGCATTTGGGGGATTGGCCTGACCAAAGATGACGCAAAGGCGAACAATCCCAATCTCTGGGAAGGTTTGAATCTACTGGGATTTGCGCTGATGCAGGTTCGCGACGGCGATTGA
- the thrS gene encoding threonine--tRNA ligase, translating into MPTITLPDGSQRSFDHPVSVAEVAASIGTGLAKATLAGKVNGKLVDASDIIDSDATLQIITPKDEEGLEIIRHSCAHLVGHAVKQLYPTAKMVIGPVIDEGFYYDIAFERPFTPDDMAAIEQRMQQLIEKDYDVIKKVTPRAEVIEVFKARGEDYKLRLVEDMPNEQAMGLYYHEEYVDMCRGPHVPNTRFLKSFKLTKLSGAYWRGDAKNEQLQRVYGTAWADKKQLAAYIQRIEEAEKRDHRKIGKRLGLFHTQEESPGMVFWHPNGWTLYQVLEQYMRKIQRDNGYLEIKTPQVVDRSLWEKSGHWANYADNMFTTQSENRDYAIKPMNCPCHVQVFNQGLKSYRELPMRLAEFGACHRNEPSGALHGIMRVRAFTQDDAHIFCTEEQMQAESAAFIKLTMDVYRDFGFTDVEMKLSTRPEKRVGSDELWDRAEAALAAALDSAGLPYDLQPGEGAFYGPKIEFSLKDCLGRVWQCGTLQLDFNLPVRLGAEYVSEDNSRKHPVMLHRAILGSFERFVGILIEHYEGAFPAWLAPTQAVIMNITDKQADFVAEVEKTLNESGFRAKSDLRNEKIGFKIREHTLLKVPYLLVIGDKEVEMQTVAVRTREGADLGSMPVAQFAEFLAQAVSRRGRPDSE; encoded by the coding sequence ATGCCAACTATTACTCTTCCCGACGGCAGTCAACGTTCATTCGATCACCCGGTTTCCGTAGCCGAGGTCGCCGCATCCATTGGTACCGGTCTGGCCAAAGCCACCCTGGCCGGCAAGGTCAATGGCAAGCTGGTTGACGCCAGCGACATCATCGACAGCGACGCTACGCTGCAAATCATCACGCCAAAGGATGAAGAGGGGCTGGAGATCATTCGCCACTCTTGCGCCCACCTGGTTGGCCATGCGGTCAAGCAGTTGTACCCGACTGCCAAAATGGTGATCGGGCCGGTCATCGACGAAGGCTTCTATTACGACATCGCCTTCGAGCGTCCTTTTACTCCGGACGACATGGCCGCCATCGAACAGCGCATGCAGCAGCTGATCGAGAAAGATTACGACGTTATCAAGAAGGTCACTCCGCGCGCCGAAGTGATCGAAGTGTTCAAGGCCCGCGGCGAAGACTACAAGCTGCGCCTGGTCGAGGACATGCCGAACGAGCAGGCGATGGGCCTGTACTATCACGAAGAATACGTCGACATGTGCCGCGGTCCGCACGTGCCGAACACTCGTTTCCTGAAATCCTTCAAACTGACCAAGCTGTCGGGCGCCTACTGGCGCGGCGACGCCAAAAACGAGCAGTTGCAGCGCGTTTACGGCACCGCTTGGGCAGACAAGAAGCAGCTGGCGGCTTACATCCAGCGCATCGAAGAAGCTGAAAAGCGCGATCACCGCAAGATCGGCAAGCGTCTGGGCCTGTTCCACACCCAGGAAGAATCCCCGGGCATGGTGTTCTGGCACCCGAACGGCTGGACTCTGTACCAGGTGCTCGAGCAGTACATGCGCAAGATCCAGCGCGACAACGGCTATCTTGAGATCAAGACGCCGCAAGTGGTTGACCGTAGCCTGTGGGAGAAATCCGGGCACTGGGCCAACTACGCCGACAACATGTTCACTACACAGTCGGAAAACCGCGATTACGCCATCAAGCCGATGAACTGCCCATGCCACGTGCAGGTGTTCAATCAGGGTCTGAAGAGCTACCGCGAGCTGCCAATGCGTCTGGCCGAGTTCGGTGCCTGCCACCGTAACGAGCCGTCGGGTGCGTTGCACGGCATCATGCGTGTGCGTGCGTTCACTCAGGATGACGCCCACATCTTCTGCACCGAAGAGCAGATGCAGGCCGAATCCGCTGCGTTCATCAAGCTGACCATGGACGTTTATCGCGACTTCGGTTTTACCGATGTCGAAATGAAACTGTCCACTCGTCCGGAAAAACGCGTCGGTTCCGACGAACTGTGGGATCGCGCTGAAGCGGCACTCGCTGCAGCCCTTGATTCTGCGGGCCTGCCATACGATCTGCAGCCGGGTGAGGGTGCATTCTACGGTCCGAAGATCGAGTTTTCGCTGAAAGATTGCCTAGGTCGCGTCTGGCAATGTGGTACCTTGCAGCTCGATTTTAACCTGCCTGTCCGTTTGGGCGCTGAATACGTCTCTGAAGACAACAGCCGCAAACACCCGGTGATGTTGCACCGCGCGATCCTCGGTTCCTTCGAGCGTTTCGTCGGGATTTTGATCGAGCACTACGAAGGTGCATTCCCTGCGTGGCTCGCGCCAACCCAGGCGGTGATCATGAATATCACTGATAAACAGGCAGATTTTGTTGCAGAAGTAGAAAAAACTCTCAACGAAAGCGGATTTCGTGCCAAGTCCGACTTGAGAAATGAAAAGATCGGCTTTAAAATCCGCGAGCATACTTTGCTCAAGGTTCCCTATCTTTTGGTTATCGGAGATAAGGAAGTCGAGATGCAGACTGTCGCTGTGCGTACTCGTGAAGGTGCTGACCTGGGCTCGATGCCCGTCGCCCAGTTCGCTGAGTTTCTCGCGCAAGCGGTTTCCCGGCGTGGTCGCCCAGATTCGGAGTAA